A window of Gallaecimonas kandeliae genomic DNA:
GACAGCGGAGCGCATTGTACCTAAAATTTTGGACCGTGCAACAGGGTCTGAAACTGTTTGGCGCCTTTTTAGGCAGCGGGCAGTTTCAGGAAGTGTTCCCGGTAATAGCGCAGTTCCTCGATGGACTCGCGGATATCGTCCAGCGCCAGGTGGGTTTCCTTCTTCTGCAGACCCTTGAGCAGGTCGGGAGACCAGCGCCTGGCCAGTTCCTTGAGGGTGCTGACGTCCAGGTTGCGGTAGTGGAAGTAGGCTTCAAGCGCCGGCATGTATTTGACCAGGAAACGCCTGTCCTGGCCTATGGAGTTGCCGCAGATGGGGGAAGCGCCCTTGTCCACCCACTTTTCCAGGAAGGTGATGGTCTGGCGTTCGGCGTCGGCCTCGGACAGGGTGCTGGCCTTGACCCTGGCCACCAGGCCATTGGCGGTGTGGGTACGGGTGCACCACTCATCCA
This region includes:
- the orn gene encoding oligoribonuclease, whose product is MSKDNLIWIDLEMTGLDPEKERIIEIATIVTDKDLNVLAEGPVLAVHQSDELLGAMDEWCTRTHTANGLVARVKASTLSEADAERQTITFLEKWVDKGASPICGNSIGQDRRFLVKYMPALEAYFHYRNLDVSTLKELARRWSPDLLKGLQKKETHLALDDIRESIEELRYYREHFLKLPAA